The Streptomyces sp. NBC_01363 region CGGCCCGCTCGCCGAGGCCCTCAGGCAGTCCCTGAGCGACACCCACCGGATGATCCACCAGCTCGACGGACTGAACAGCGACCTCTCGCGTGCCGAGTCGACCCTGCCGGACGGCTACTACGTCGACATGACCCGGGACTTCGACCTCCACCAGAGCTTTCATGCGGACCTGGCCCTCGGTATCGACGCCGTCCGGGAGGCCCTGTCACAGCCCTAGCTCGGGGATCTCGCCGAGCTTGCGTGCTCGGTAGGCGGCCTGTCGGCAGGCGTGCGAGCACCACCGTCGGGCTGCTGAGGCCGAGTCCATGAGGGTTCGGCAGAAGCCGCATGCCAGGCCCGCTTCAGCAGGAAGCTGGCGATGCCCCGGCCGCGGGCTTCCTCGGCTACCGCCAGGCCTGGCCGGTGAAGAGTTCGGTGCGCGGGTCGTGGTCGATGGCGATGAACAGCCCCGTCACGTCGAGGTCGCGGGTGGCACCGGTGAAGACGTCGCGCAGGACGACGCCGGCAAAAAGCATGCCGTTCTCTTCCTTGATCTCCGCGATCTTGGTGTCGAAGGCGAAGGAGATTTTGTCGTCGGAGAAGGCCCGGTCCTGCATGACCTTTGAGGCCCGCAGGGCGGAGCGGCGGTGGACGTCGGTGACGGATTTGGCGTAGCGGGTGAGGAAGGTGGCTTCCTCCATGGCGGTGTCGCTGCCGCCGACCACGGCGATATCGCGGTGGCGGAAGAAGAATCCGTCGCAAGTGGCACACCAGGACACCCCGCGTCCGGAGAGTTCCCCCTCCACGGGGATGCCCAGCTTGCGGTAGCCGGGGCCGGTCGCGACGATCACCGTCTTCGCACGGTGGACGGTGCCGGCCGAGTCGGTGAGCAACTTGACGGGGCCGGTGATGTCGTCGTCGATCATCTCGGTGCCGAACTTCTCGGCCTGGGCCCGCATCCTGTCCATGAGGTCGGGGCCGTCGACGCCTTCGGGGAAGCCGGGGAAGTTCTCGACCTCGGTGGTGGTGGTCAGGGAGCCGCCGACGAAGATGCCGCTGCCGAACAGCACGGCCCCGGCTGGGCGCGGGCGGTGTAGAGGGCGGCGGTGTATCCGGCGGGGCCGGAGCCGATGACGACGACGTCGCGTATGCCGCTCACGCCGTGGCCTCCGGGGCGATCTCGGCGATCAGGCCCTCGACGAGGGTCTTGATCTCGTCGTGGATGGGGCGGACGGCTTCGACGCCCTGTCCGGCCGGGTCGTCGAGCTTCCAGTCCAGGTAGCGCTTGCCGGGGAAGACCGGGCAGGTGTCGCCGCAGCCCATGGTGATGCACACGTCGGACTCGCGGACGGCATCGATGGTGAGGATCTTCGGGGTCTCGGCGGAGATGTCGATGCCGGCCTCGGCCATGGCCTCGACGGCGGCGGGGTTGACGGTGCCGCCGGGGCTGGAGCCTGCGGAGCGGACCTCGATGCGGTCCCCGGCCAGGTGGGTCAGCCAGGCGGCGGCCATCTGGGAGCGGCCGGCGTTGTGGACGCAGACGAACAGGACGGACGGCTTGCCGGAGGACTCGGCCATGTTGATCGTTCTCTCTCGTCGCATGACACTGCACTGCGCCTGGCCAACGACAGCCACAACGACGCCTGGGGATGGGCCCTGCGCGCGGATTTCACGGCGGTGTCGAAAATAGACTTCCGGTTCTGACCCGCCCGAATTCCGAGCCTGCAATAAAACGTATCTGAGCCGAAGCACAGTAGTTTTCACAAATACAGGCTTGTTGTCACTCGGGGGCGTCGGCCGACTCTGGAGAGGCGATGGGCCGGCGTCCGCCGCAGCAGGCCATCACTTCTGTCGCCGTGGAGTTCAGGAAGATCGTGAACCAGGATGACCTGTCCACCGTGTCGATGGATCCGGTACGAAGCGGCTCTTCCCCGGCTCGCAGAAGGATGTCGACGCTGTCGGCAAGGCCATCGATCGTGTGGCCACGTCTCAAAGAGTGGTGCATTCGGCGCCGGAAGACGCCCGCGTGCCTGTTGGCCGGGACCAGGCCGTCCCAGACAACGAAGTCAGCCCCGGCGATCAAGGCTGCGCGTGCGGGTCCGCATGCCGGGGTCTGTTCGCGGAGCATGGCGATGAGGTCGTCGCGAGTCACACTGCCATCCGGTGATGGCCGGCGATCGGCTGCGTGTGACAACTACAGCGCCTTTCTGGTGACAGACCGGCTGCTCCGGCCCGGCTCCTGAGCAGCCTATGCGGCGCGGTCGGTGACACCTATCGTGCTTCGGCTCAGTATCGGCGGGCCGCCGTACAGCGCTCTGGCGGCGGCCGAAGATGACGCGGAGGCCGAGCTGCGCGAAGCCGCCCGGATCGCGGCCCGCGCCGACGAGCTCCAGGCGCTGCGCGATCTGGGCACGCTGGAGCAGACTGAACCGCGCGACGGCGACGAAGCCGTCCGTGACGAGCTCACCCGGCGAGCCGGCGGCTACGCCCAGGCCGACGTCGACGCCTGGCTCGCGCACGCCCTGGCCGCGCACCTCGGGCACTACCGCGACCCCGCGACCCCGCGACCCGCGAGGAAGCAGCCGGCCTTCTGACGCAGCCAGTCCGCGCGCACGCCGCGCTGCTCACCGAACTCGCCCGCCTGGTCCCCGGCGCCGACATCGACCAGCTGGCGTTCGCGGCCCGGCTCGCCACCACCGAGCCCAAAGCCGTCGGCGCGCTCGCCGCGTTCCTCACCCGTGTCGAAGGAACCCAGGCGTGAGCGACGGCCAGGAGCCGGGAGTCGTGGGCCGGGAAGAGCACAGCGACCGCCCGTCACCCCCGTCCGG contains the following coding sequences:
- a CDS encoding arsenate reductase ArsC; this encodes MAESSGKPSVLFVCVHNAGRSQMAAAWLTHLAGDRIEVRSAGSSPGGTVNPAAVEAMAEAGIDISAETPKILTIDAVRESDVCITMGCGDTCPVFPGKRYLDWKLDDPAGQGVEAVRPIHDEIKTLVEGLIAEIAPEATA